Proteins from one Porites lutea chromosome 3, jaPorLute2.1, whole genome shotgun sequence genomic window:
- the LOC140930000 gene encoding uncharacterized protein, producing MKDMNRNLKKGTFPTIWKKSSQTLSKRSRRSLLNEILAGHTTNEDTEEEDNPEEELISLKGSSAPEESADTMGAPNLNPEESPEVEGVLNTSQGSLLEVNPEKEGCIPETETGEISVDAEMASEVLGTPGDKTALESQGISGTYEVTETMQILEAPGIEKVQDMDEVMQIDESSTIPELQQVSTVGA from the exons ATGAAAGACATGAATAGGAATTTGAAGAAGGGGACGTTTCCAACCATTTGGAAAAAATCCTCTCAAACACTATCAAAGCGGAGTCGACGATCG ctACTAAATGAAATTCTGGCTGGTCATACTACTAATGAGGatacagaagaagaagacaatCCTGAAGAAGAGCTGATCTCTTTGAAAGGAAGTTCTGCACCTGAGGAGAGTGCTGACACTATGGGGGCTCCCAATCTCAACCCTGAGGAGTCTCCAGAAGTCGAGGGTGTTCTGAATACAAGTCAGGGTTCTTTGCTTGAGGTAAATCCTGAAAAGGAGGGCTGCATCCCTGAGACTGAGACGGGTGAGATAAGTGTTGATGCTGAGATGGCTTCAGAGGTCCTAGGTACTCCTGGTGATAAGACAGCTCTCGAGAGCCAAGGGATTTCAGGCACTTATGAGGTTACTGAGACCATGCAGATCCTGGAGGCTCCGGGAATCGAAAAAGTGCAGGATATGGATGAAGTTATGCAGATTGATGAATCATCAACGATTCCTGAACTTCAACAGGTTTCTACGGTAGGCGCATAG
- the LOC140931164 gene encoding uncharacterized protein translates to MVNAAIQTDPWPVTNETELGLEDESEDEQEMQDDAYEEFDCDEDPTWSPEEIEDAYKKLKEDDDSVKTHQNPRLDLQGKSIREEPKGIVFLFQLLLLFQFCHLCFFSKPKLSVSQTGTLLTVESFCRNCSQTEVWKSQPDLLGKFPAGNLLLSFAVLCEPSEKKETIH, encoded by the exons ATGGTGAATGCTG CTATTCAAACTGATCCATGGCCAGTAACAAATGAGACAGAGTTAGGGCTAGAGGATGAATCAGAAGATGAGCAAGAAATGCAGGACGACGCGTATGAGGAGTTTGATTGTGATGAAGACCCTACATGGAGTCCTGAAGAAATCGAAGATGCATATAAAAAACTAAAGGAAGATGATGACTCGGTGAAGACTCATCAGAACCCAAG GTTGGATCTACAAGGAAAAAGCATTCGAGAGGAACCGAAGggaattgttttccttttccaacttcttcttttgtttcagttctgCCACTTGTGCTTCTTTTCAAAACCCAAACTTTCTGTATCACAGACAGGTACCTTGTTAACCGTAGAAAGTTTCTGCAGAAACTGTAGCCAGACAGAAGTCTGGAAGAGTCAACCGGACCTGCTAGGAAAATTTCCAGCAGGTAACCTGCTATTAAGTTTTGCAGTGCTCTGTGAgccgagtgaaaagaaagaaacgataCATTAA
- the LOC140930001 gene encoding uncharacterized protein, which produces MSSPSNSSSCTSESDLESFTVDEVIGELSEFAPYDDSCEHLATEEEAADYNERVHREEEEEQQFQRRYSGEVPADEWCSYSNCSVSLVTKAQECICCKEIDRCEEVMEEAIGDRTVCITLHPGFESVCLNRHVLEVAALGLKTRAGKSYTTVRGQSNKSGDE; this is translated from the exons ATGTCATCTCCGTCGAATTCCTCTTCCTGCACATCTGAAAGTGATCTAGAAAGTTTTACAGTTGACGAAGTGATTGGGGAATTATCTGAATTTGCGCCGTACGACGACAGTTGCGAACACCTTGCTACCGAGGAAGAAGCCGCGGACTACAACGAAAGAGTTCATCgcgaagaagaagaggaacaaCAGTTTCAACGAAGATATTCGGGAGAGGTGCCAGCGGATGAATG GTGTTCGTACTCGAACTGCTCTGTCAGCCTTGTTACAAAAGCGCAGGAGTGCATTTGCTGCAAAGAGATCGATCGCTGCGAAGAGGTCATGGAAGAAGCCATTGGAGACCGGACCGTATGCATAACCCTCCATCCAGGGTTTGAAAGCGTGTGCTTAAACCGCCACGTATTAGAAGTGGCTGCACTGGGCCTAAAGACGCGAGCTGGAAAGTCGTACACAACTGTTCGTGGGCAAAGCAACAAAAGTGGTGACGAGTAA
- the LOC140930064 gene encoding uncharacterized protein yields MMFRLLIVASFVYLASNFVPSLQTGDLDPLDSSEIKEKISELETKMEQLTKKRALGVFCIDQATSWEPFSAAPIAYLDRHNVACPQTYLLASFKLIREGNFNKARVRYLYRCCQLTV; encoded by the exons ATGATGTTTCGCTTGCTTATCGTCGCTTCCTTCGTTTACCTTGCCAGTAATTTCGTACCCTCACTACAG accgGTGATCTCGACCCACTCGACAGCAGtgaaattaaagagaaaatcAGCGAGTTGGAAACTAAAATGGAG CAACTGACAAAAAAGCGGGCGTTAGGGGTGTTTTGTATAGACCAGGCTACAAGTTGGGAGCCATTTTCTGCTGCACCCATAGCGTATTTAGACCGACACAACGTTGCATGTCCACAAACTTATCTCTTGGCCAGCTTCAAACTGATAAGGGAAGGAAATTTTAACAAAGCCAGAGTTCGCTACCTCTACCGATGCTGCCAGCTGACTGTTTAA